The Candidatus Thiopontia autotrophica genome includes a region encoding these proteins:
- a CDS encoding CbbQ/NirQ/NorQ/GpvN family protein, with amino-acid sequence MSDINTDQYLITDEPYYEAQGDEVTLYEAAYASRLPVMVKGPTGCGKSRFIEYMAWKLQNPLIPVACNEDMTASDLVGRYLLDANGTRWLDGPLTVAARIGAICYLDEIVEARQDTTVVMHPLTDHRRTLPLDKKGELIDAHPDFQMVISYNPGYQSLMKDLKQSTKQRFTGLDFDYPPASLETEIVAKEGNIDSETAGKLVQIAETARNLKGHGLDEGISTRLLAYAANLINQGIEAKAACRMALVRPITDDADIRETLDHSIDAIFG; translated from the coding sequence ATGAGTGATATCAATACCGACCAGTACCTGATTACGGATGAGCCCTACTACGAGGCACAGGGAGATGAAGTTACACTTTATGAGGCCGCCTATGCATCTCGCCTCCCGGTAATGGTTAAGGGACCAACTGGTTGTGGTAAATCACGCTTTATCGAATACATGGCCTGGAAGCTTCAGAACCCTCTCATTCCCGTGGCCTGTAATGAGGATATGACCGCCTCTGATCTGGTCGGACGCTATCTGCTTGACGCCAATGGCACGCGCTGGCTGGATGGCCCCCTGACAGTTGCTGCTCGCATTGGGGCAATCTGTTATCTGGACGAGATTGTTGAGGCCCGCCAGGACACGACCGTGGTGATGCACCCTCTCACCGACCATCGTCGCACCCTGCCACTGGACAAGAAGGGTGAGCTTATTGATGCCCATCCTGACTTTCAGATGGTGATCTCCTACAACCCCGGATATCAGAGCCTGATGAAGGATCTGAAGCAGTCCACCAAACAACGCTTCACCGGCCTCGATTTTGACTACCCTCCTGCCAGCCTGGAGACAGAAATTGTTGCGAAAGAGGGAAATATCGATTCCGAGACAGCAGGCAAGCTTGTACAGATTGCAGAGACAGCCCGCAACCTCAAAGGGCATGGCCTGGATGAGGGAATCTCCACCCGTCTGCTCGCCTATGCCGCCAACCTGATCAACCAGGGGATTGAGGCAAAAGCCGCCTGCCGGATGGCACTGGTACGCCCGATTACTGATGATGCTGATATCCGCGAGACACTTGACCATTCGATTGATGCAATCTTTGGGTAA